From a region of the Mytilus galloprovincialis chromosome 3, xbMytGall1.hap1.1, whole genome shotgun sequence genome:
- the LOC143068326 gene encoding uncharacterized protein LOC143068326: MKFTLLILIIALLCGIGHAYPDRRGICLTFCGTFSKHTCPQGYECRSNGCGHECYRPMNFQVPANCSAPSCEGQSHCPVGYKVDSNGCDTCDCDWSAMKDYSQLG, translated from the exons ATGAAGTTCACTCTTCTCATTTTAATAATTGCACTTTTATGTG GTATAGGGCATGCTTATCCCGATAGAAGGGGCATATGTTTAACATTTTGTGGTACCTTCAGTAAACATACCTGTCCCCAGGGGTATGAGTGTCGGAGTAATGGTTGTGGACACGAATGCTACAGACCAATGAATTTTCAAGTTCCAGCAA ATTGTTCCGCACCATCATGTGAAGGTCAAAGTCACTGTCCTGTAGGATATAAAGTGGATAGTAATGGTTGTGATACTTGTGACTGTGATTGGTCGGCTATGAAGGATTACTCTCAACTTGGATAG
- the LOC143068325 gene encoding cell division control protein 42 homolog yields the protein MKKKYEFIDKQSLKLVLVGDTGVGKSSLASRLSSRPFQKEYKPTIFDNFAATISVDGMPYHLSMFDTAGKEDFDKLRVLSYINSDVFLVCFSVANPDSFTNVQDCWVPELRHYIPDTPFILVGTQVDVRHDKMERGVVRTSFISSKQGMDLANRIGAASYLECSSLSDDGLEALKSDIIMASQMGMESKCSKQSQCCACKII from the exons ATGAAGAAAAAGTACGAATTTATAGATAAACAAAGTTTGAAACTAGTGCTTGTTGGTGATACTGGAGTTGGAAAAAGTAGCTTAGCATCTCGTTTATCGTCTAGACCATTTCAAAAGGAATATAAACCTACAATATTCGATAATTTTGCTG CAACAATATCGGTTGATGGTATGCCTTACCACCTTAGTATGTTTGACACGGCTGGAAAA GAAGACTTTGATAAGTTAAGAGTATTATCGTATATCAACAGCGATGTGTTTTTGGTTTGCTTCTCCGTTGCTAATCCTGATTCCTTCACGAATGTCCAGGACTGTTGGGTGCCAGAACTACGCCATTATATACCAGACACGCCATTTATACTTGTAGGAACACAAGTAGATGTTAGACACGACAAAATGGAACGAGGA gttGTACGGACATCATTTATTTCATCGAAACAAGGAATGGACCTTGCCAATAGGATAGGTGCTGCTAGTTATTTGGAGTGTTCATCTTTATCAGACGACGGCTTAGAAGCACTAAAGAGCGATATTATAATGGCATCTCAAATGGGAATGGAGTCAAAGTGTTCTAAACAGTCTCAGTGTTGTGCatgtaaaattatatga